From a single Streptomyces sp. NBC_00377 genomic region:
- a CDS encoding galactose-binding domain-containing protein encodes MTGRPYRRRRDVTVVSLLLLVLATILGPTPSSAAAADWWTPTARPNPDSQIGVTGEPFTGTDSAGQVRGFVDAHNHLFSNEAFGGRLICGKVFSEAGVADALKDCPEHYPDGSLAIFDYITHGGDGKHDPAGWPTFKDWPAYDSMTHQANYYAWVERAWRGGQRVLVNDLVTNGMICSVYPFKDRSCDEMTSIRLQAKLAYDLQAYIDKMYGGTGKGWFRIVLDSAQAREVVKQGKLAVVLGVETSEPFGCKQILDIAQCSQQDIDKGLDELYGLGVRSMFLCHKFDNALCGVRFDEGGLGTAINVGQFLSTGTFWKTEKCTGPQHDNPIGTAASTAEADLPAGTDVPSYDSNAQCNTRGLTGLGEYAVRAMMKRKMMLEIDHMSVKATGQALDIFEAANYPGVLSSHSWMDLNWTERVYSLGGFVAQYMHGSEAFGKEAARTEALRDKYGVGYGYGTDFNGIGDHPAPRGADAANKVTYPFKSVDGGSVVSRQTVGTRTFDYNTDGAADVGLIPDWIEDIRLVAGQGVVDDLFRGAESYLDTWGSTERHQASVNLAQGRTATAGSSESNPFTSYQPGRAVDGDDATRWASDWSDDQWWQVDLGSTNLVSRVTLDWERAYGKSYRVELSTDGATWTTAWSTTSGDGGLDTARFTGTPARYVRVHGLDRGTDWGYSLYEVGVHSA; translated from the coding sequence ATGACCGGACGCCCGTACCGCAGACGGCGGGATGTCACCGTCGTCTCCCTGCTCCTCCTCGTCCTCGCCACGATCCTCGGCCCGACGCCGAGTTCGGCGGCCGCCGCGGACTGGTGGACGCCGACGGCCAGGCCGAACCCCGACTCGCAGATCGGTGTCACCGGCGAGCCGTTCACCGGAACCGACTCGGCGGGCCAGGTGCGCGGGTTCGTCGACGCGCACAACCACCTCTTCTCCAACGAGGCCTTCGGCGGGCGGCTCATCTGCGGCAAGGTCTTCTCCGAAGCCGGCGTCGCCGACGCGCTCAAGGACTGTCCCGAGCACTACCCCGACGGATCACTGGCGATCTTCGACTACATCACCCACGGCGGCGACGGGAAGCACGACCCGGCCGGCTGGCCGACCTTCAAGGACTGGCCGGCCTACGACTCCATGACCCACCAGGCGAACTACTACGCCTGGGTGGAGCGGGCCTGGCGCGGCGGTCAGCGGGTGCTCGTCAACGACCTCGTCACCAACGGCATGATCTGCTCCGTCTACCCGTTCAAGGACCGCAGCTGCGACGAGATGACGTCGATCCGCCTCCAGGCGAAGCTGGCGTACGACCTCCAGGCGTACATCGACAAGATGTACGGCGGTACCGGCAAGGGCTGGTTCCGCATCGTCCTCGACAGCGCGCAGGCGCGTGAGGTCGTCAAGCAGGGGAAGCTGGCGGTCGTCCTGGGCGTCGAGACCTCCGAGCCGTTCGGCTGCAAGCAGATCCTCGACATCGCGCAGTGCAGCCAACAGGACATCGACAAGGGACTGGACGAGCTGTACGGGCTCGGCGTGCGCAGCATGTTCCTGTGCCACAAGTTCGACAACGCGCTGTGCGGCGTGCGTTTCGACGAGGGCGGCCTCGGCACGGCCATCAACGTCGGCCAGTTCCTGTCGACCGGCACCTTCTGGAAGACCGAGAAGTGCACCGGACCGCAGCACGACAACCCCATCGGCACCGCCGCGTCCACGGCGGAGGCCGACCTGCCGGCGGGCACGGACGTCCCGTCCTACGACTCGAACGCCCAGTGCAACACCAGAGGCCTCACCGGCCTGGGCGAATACGCCGTACGCGCCATGATGAAGCGCAAGATGATGCTCGAGATCGACCACATGAGCGTCAAGGCCACCGGCCAGGCGCTCGACATCTTCGAGGCCGCGAACTACCCCGGCGTCCTGTCCTCGCACAGCTGGATGGACCTCAACTGGACCGAACGGGTCTACTCCCTCGGCGGTTTCGTCGCCCAGTACATGCACGGCTCCGAGGCGTTCGGCAAGGAGGCCGCGCGGACCGAGGCGCTGCGTGACAAGTACGGTGTCGGCTACGGCTACGGCACCGACTTCAACGGCATCGGCGACCACCCCGCCCCGCGCGGCGCCGACGCCGCGAACAAGGTCACGTACCCCTTCAAGAGCGTCGACGGCGGCTCCGTCGTCAGCCGGCAGACCGTCGGCACACGCACCTTCGACTACAACACCGACGGTGCCGCCGACGTCGGTCTGATCCCCGACTGGATCGAGGACATCCGGCTCGTCGCCGGCCAGGGCGTGGTCGACGACCTCTTCCGGGGCGCCGAGTCCTACCTCGACACCTGGGGCTCGACCGAGCGGCACCAGGCCTCGGTGAACCTCGCCCAGGGCCGGACCGCCACCGCCGGTTCGTCCGAGTCCAACCCGTTCACCAGCTACCAGCCCGGCCGCGCCGTGGACGGCGACGACGCCACCCGCTGGGCCAGTGACTGGAGCGACGACCAGTGGTGGCAGGTCGACCTGGGCTCCACCAACCTGGTCTCCCGTGTCACCCTCGACTGGGAGCGCGCGTACGGCAAGTCGTACCGCGTCGAACTCTCCACCGACGGCGCCACCTGGACGACCGCCTGGTCCACCACCTCCGGTGACGGCGGCCTGGACACCGCCAGGTTCACCGGCACCCCCGCCCGCTATGTCCGGGTGCACGGCCTGGACCGGGGCACGGATTGGGGATACTCGCTGTACGAAGTGGGCGTGCACAGCGCCTGA
- a CDS encoding CU044_2847 family protein — translation MPDAVQFSLDDGTVVLVSPPARTGTGAVGLGTRLESAGSSLREALTPITAAASEVISEFRGVAQRPDEVEVTFGVVLDAKLGAVLSSAGVSAHLDVTLRWSGTEAAPPS, via the coding sequence ATGCCGGACGCCGTCCAGTTCAGCCTCGACGACGGCACCGTCGTCCTCGTGTCGCCGCCCGCCCGCACCGGGACCGGGGCCGTGGGTCTGGGAACCCGGCTGGAGAGCGCGGGAAGCAGTCTGCGCGAGGCGCTGACGCCGATCACGGCCGCGGCCTCCGAGGTGATCAGCGAGTTCCGCGGCGTCGCCCAGCGGCCCGACGAGGTGGAGGTCACCTTCGGCGTCGTGCTGGACGCGAAACTCGGCGCGGTCCTGTCGAGCGCCGGCGTCAGCGCCCACCTGGACGTCACCCTCCGCTGGAGCGGCACCGAAGCGGCACCGCCCAGCTGA
- a CDS encoding SpoIIE family protein phosphatase, translating into MTAEPIRPDGDPYGPEAHAPTGLLDVLSVSAMVVDAEGRIVFWTPQAEELFGYTAQEALGRYAARLLIRPEHLQSVVRLFAEVLETGRSWAGAFPIRHKDGSSRLMEFRNMRLQDDLGDVYALGIAADHNLLQRVETDLALCERLINQSPIGLALLDPELRYLLVNPALERVDGIPAENHVGRSLREAKLLPDIDTVESALRQVLTTGTPLLDQYHVGRPPTDPDHEHAWSLSFYRLEDPGGRVLGAAASVVDVTERHRAAAEADRARRRLALIAEASTRVGTTLEVDRTAHELAEIAVPQLADVVAVDILDSALACRRSRRPDNGPELFRALALKAAHPTVALRAADAPGDVAAYEGDRLVTLCVHTGRPVLVRHVGEQDIPRIARDAGAGALLARAGVHSYLAVPLIAHGEVLGALDLKRTRNPLPFDEDDVVLAGELAGRAAVAIDNARWFESVRNTALTLQRSLLPDHAAHHTGLELASRYQPAQATSEVGGDWYDVIPLTDDKTALVVGDVMGNGIDAAATMGRLRTATCAYADLDLDPGAVLRHLDKITCDLEHYIVTCLYAVYDPRTGQCRIANAGHMPPALAGTGRDPRLLDLPAGAPLGVGGVAFGTTTVELVPGDLLVLYTDGLVETRQHSIDDRLDVLLTFLDEPGRPLEEICDLLLYGLRHPDDHDDVALLIARIL; encoded by the coding sequence ATGACAGCCGAACCCATCCGGCCGGACGGCGACCCGTACGGTCCCGAGGCGCATGCCCCCACCGGTCTGCTGGACGTGCTGAGCGTGTCCGCGATGGTCGTCGACGCCGAGGGGCGCATCGTGTTCTGGACCCCCCAGGCGGAGGAGCTGTTCGGCTACACCGCTCAGGAGGCCCTCGGCAGGTACGCGGCACGGCTGCTGATCCGTCCCGAGCATCTCCAGTCGGTGGTGAGGCTGTTCGCGGAGGTGCTGGAGACCGGCCGGAGCTGGGCCGGAGCCTTTCCCATCCGGCACAAGGACGGCAGCAGCCGCCTGATGGAGTTCCGCAACATGCGGCTCCAGGACGATCTCGGGGACGTCTACGCCCTGGGCATCGCCGCCGACCACAATCTGCTCCAGCGCGTCGAGACCGACCTCGCGCTGTGCGAACGGCTGATCAACCAGTCCCCGATCGGTCTGGCCCTGCTGGATCCGGAGCTGCGCTATCTGCTGGTCAACCCGGCGCTCGAACGGGTCGACGGCATCCCCGCGGAGAACCATGTCGGCCGCAGCCTCAGGGAGGCGAAGCTCCTGCCCGACATCGACACCGTCGAGTCCGCGCTGCGGCAGGTGCTCACCACCGGCACCCCGCTGCTCGACCAGTACCACGTGGGCCGCCCGCCGACCGACCCCGACCACGAGCACGCCTGGTCGCTGTCCTTCTACCGCCTGGAGGACCCGGGCGGGCGGGTCCTGGGCGCGGCCGCCTCGGTCGTCGACGTCACCGAACGCCACCGCGCCGCCGCGGAGGCGGACCGGGCCCGGCGGCGGCTCGCCCTCATCGCCGAGGCCTCCACCCGGGTCGGCACCACACTGGAGGTGGACCGCACCGCCCACGAGCTGGCCGAGATCGCCGTCCCGCAGCTCGCCGACGTGGTCGCCGTGGACATCCTCGACTCCGCGCTGGCCTGCCGCCGCTCACGCAGGCCGGACAACGGCCCGGAGCTGTTCCGGGCCCTCGCGCTGAAGGCGGCCCACCCCACCGTGGCGCTGCGTGCCGCCGACGCTCCCGGCGATGTCGCGGCCTACGAGGGCGATCGCCTGGTCACCCTGTGCGTGCACACGGGCAGGCCGGTCCTCGTGCGGCACGTCGGCGAGCAGGACATCCCCCGGATCGCCCGCGACGCCGGGGCCGGCGCGCTGCTGGCCCGGGCGGGTGTCCACTCGTATCTCGCGGTGCCGCTGATCGCCCACGGCGAGGTGCTCGGCGCCCTGGACCTCAAACGCACCCGCAACCCGCTCCCGTTCGACGAGGACGATGTCGTCCTGGCCGGTGAACTGGCCGGCCGGGCCGCCGTGGCCATCGACAACGCCCGCTGGTTCGAGAGTGTGCGCAACACCGCCCTCACCCTCCAGCGCAGTCTGCTGCCCGACCACGCGGCCCACCACACCGGTCTGGAACTGGCCTCCCGCTACCAGCCCGCCCAGGCGACCAGCGAGGTCGGCGGCGACTGGTACGACGTCATTCCGCTGACCGACGACAAGACCGCGCTGGTCGTCGGTGACGTCATGGGCAACGGCATCGACGCCGCCGCCACCATGGGCCGGCTGCGCACCGCCACCTGCGCCTACGCCGATCTCGACCTCGATCCGGGCGCCGTGCTGCGGCATCTGGACAAGATCACCTGCGATCTGGAGCACTACATCGTGACCTGCCTGTACGCGGTGTACGACCCGCGCACCGGGCAGTGCCGCATCGCCAACGCGGGCCACATGCCGCCCGCGCTGGCCGGCACCGGCCGTGACCCCAGGCTGCTGGACCTGCCCGCCGGGGCCCCGCTCGGCGTCGGCGGCGTCGCCTTCGGGACCACCACGGTCGAGCTCGTCCCCGGCGATCTGCTGGTCCTGTACACGGACGGTCTCGTGGAGACGCGCCAGCACTCCATCGACGACCGTCTGGACGTCCTGCTCACCTTCCTGGACGAGCCCGGCCGTCCCCTGGAGGAGATCTGCGACCTGCTGCTCTACGGCCTGCGCCACCCCGACGACCACGACGACGTCGCCCTGCTCATCGCCCGGATCCTGTAG
- a CDS encoding SpoIIE family protein phosphatase, translating into MDSAREASDAPTPAGPPDLLDASTDAAAIVAADGVVVGWTRGAQELLGRAASEVVGRSAAELVAMDRDPARVAGVAQRCRAGMGWSGLVPVRHRDGRVLDVDLRVSASFRIGDDECFLLSARERSRRWTVGQSVLDGFLTRSPVGMAVMDLQLRYVWLNDTLERFGGVPREQRLGRRLSDLLPGLQAVSLEKLMCKVLETGIPVTDYEYLGWSWADPHRRHAYSTSFFPLVGDDGSITGVCYMVQDVTERWDARQLLSLVNEAGTRVGTTLDVMRTAQELADFAVPRFADFVIVDLLEPVLSTEGDGAWLTDAGPAPVRPVMRRAGMASVREGCPEAVARIGDRVDFLPPPHDAHLLIDGEPIHIPVLDPSDALWTAQQPERAASIRAFGLHSLISVPMRARNTALGLATFVRSVNPVPFRSDDVLPARELAARAALCVDNARRYTREHTAAVTLQRSLLPHALAGGTALEVASSYLPADATDGVGGDWFDVIPLSGARVGLVVGDVVGHGITAAATMGRLRTAVQTLADMEMPPDELLAHLDDLVLRLSAERTDDPAAQQSATAFLGATCLYAVYDPVTQRCTMARAGHPPPVVVTADGRVSFPEPPAGPPLGLGGMAFEATEIELAENSLIGLYTDGLVETADRDIEQGMNRLGEVLARSEADLTALCTSAVRQLVPVPRPDDIALLLARTHALGADRVVSWDVPVDPAAVADVRARATRQVEAWGLGDLAMTSELIVSELVTNAVRYATPPIRLRLLLDARLTCEVSDASSTAPRLRHARIMDEGGRGLFLVAQLAHRWGVRYTADGKIIWAEQELP; encoded by the coding sequence ATGGACTCTGCACGAGAAGCTTCCGACGCTCCGACGCCCGCGGGGCCGCCCGATCTCCTCGACGCGTCCACCGACGCGGCGGCGATCGTGGCGGCCGACGGCGTCGTGGTCGGCTGGACCCGCGGTGCACAGGAACTGCTCGGCCGCGCGGCGTCGGAGGTGGTCGGCCGCTCGGCCGCGGAGTTGGTGGCGATGGACCGGGATCCGGCCCGGGTGGCCGGTGTCGCACAGCGGTGCCGCGCCGGAATGGGGTGGAGCGGTCTCGTCCCGGTACGGCACCGCGACGGCCGCGTGCTCGACGTCGACCTGAGGGTGTCCGCCTCCTTCCGGATCGGCGACGACGAGTGCTTTCTGCTCTCGGCCCGCGAACGCAGCCGGCGGTGGACGGTGGGCCAGTCCGTCCTCGACGGGTTCCTGACCCGTTCCCCGGTCGGAATGGCGGTGATGGATCTCCAGCTGCGCTATGTGTGGCTGAACGACACGCTCGAACGGTTCGGTGGTGTGCCGCGCGAACAGCGGCTGGGGCGGCGGCTGAGCGACCTGCTGCCCGGGTTGCAGGCGGTCTCCCTCGAGAAGCTGATGTGCAAGGTGCTGGAGACCGGCATCCCGGTCACCGACTACGAGTATCTGGGGTGGAGTTGGGCCGACCCCCACCGCCGGCACGCCTACTCCACGTCCTTCTTCCCCTTGGTGGGCGACGACGGCTCGATCACGGGGGTCTGTTACATGGTCCAGGACGTCACCGAGCGGTGGGACGCCCGGCAACTGCTGTCGCTGGTCAACGAGGCCGGGACCCGTGTCGGCACGACCCTGGACGTGATGCGCACGGCGCAGGAACTCGCCGACTTCGCCGTTCCCCGCTTCGCGGACTTCGTCATCGTCGACCTCCTGGAACCGGTGCTCAGCACCGAGGGGGACGGGGCGTGGCTGACCGACGCGGGACCCGCGCCCGTGCGGCCGGTGATGCGGCGGGCCGGGATGGCGTCCGTGCGCGAGGGCTGCCCGGAGGCCGTCGCGCGGATCGGGGACCGGGTGGATTTCCTCCCCCCGCCGCACGACGCCCATCTGCTCATCGACGGCGAGCCGATCCACATCCCCGTCCTCGATCCTTCCGACGCCCTGTGGACCGCCCAACAGCCCGAGAGGGCGGCCAGCATCCGCGCGTTCGGACTCCACTCCCTCATCTCGGTGCCGATGCGGGCCCGCAACACCGCCCTGGGCCTCGCCACCTTCGTACGGTCCGTCAACCCCGTCCCCTTCCGGTCCGACGACGTCCTGCCGGCCCGGGAGCTGGCGGCGCGGGCGGCGCTCTGCGTCGACAACGCCCGCCGGTACACGCGGGAACACACGGCGGCGGTCACCCTCCAGCGGAGCCTGCTGCCCCACGCCCTGGCGGGCGGGACGGCGCTGGAGGTCGCCTCCTCCTACCTGCCGGCGGACGCCACGGACGGGGTCGGAGGGGACTGGTTCGACGTGATCCCGCTGTCCGGGGCCCGGGTGGGTCTCGTCGTCGGCGACGTGGTGGGGCACGGCATCACCGCCGCGGCGACCATGGGCCGGCTGCGCACCGCGGTGCAGACCCTCGCCGACATGGAGATGCCCCCCGACGAACTGCTGGCCCACCTCGACGACCTCGTGCTCCGCCTCAGTGCCGAACGGACCGACGACCCGGCCGCCCAGCAGAGCGCTACCGCCTTCCTGGGCGCGACCTGCCTGTACGCCGTCTACGACCCGGTCACCCAGCGGTGCACGATGGCCAGGGCCGGACATCCGCCCCCCGTCGTCGTCACCGCCGACGGCCGGGTGTCGTTCCCGGAGCCCCCGGCAGGACCCCCGCTGGGACTCGGCGGGATGGCGTTCGAGGCCACCGAGATCGAACTCGCCGAGAACAGCCTGATCGGCCTCTACACCGACGGCCTCGTCGAGACGGCCGACCGGGACATCGAACAGGGCATGAACCGGCTCGGCGAGGTGCTGGCGCGGTCCGAGGCCGACCTGACGGCCCTGTGCACCTCGGCGGTGCGACAGCTCGTGCCCGTGCCCAGGCCCGACGACATCGCCCTGCTCCTGGCCCGCACCCATGCCCTGGGCGCCGACCGCGTCGTCTCCTGGGACGTTCCCGTGGACCCGGCCGCCGTCGCCGACGTCCGGGCCCGGGCGACCCGCCAGGTGGAGGCCTGGGGGCTGGGCGACCTCGCGATGACGTCCGAGCTCATCGTGAGCGAGCTGGTCACCAACGCCGTTCGCTACGCCACGCCCCCCATACGGCTGCGGCTGCTCCTCGACGCCCGTCTGACCTGTGAGGTCTCCGATGCCAGCAGTACGGCCCCGCGGCTGAGGCATGCCCGCATCATGGACGAGGGCGGCCGCGGCCTCTTTCTGGTGGCCCAGCTCGCCCATCGGTGGGGAGTGCGGTACACGGCCGACGGAAAGATCATCTGGGCCGAGCAGGAACTTCCCTGA
- a CDS encoding TIGR01777 family oxidoreductase has protein sequence MKIVLPGGTGQVGTVLRRALTAAGHQVTVLSRRPAGPGEVAWDGRTLGPWTEAIDGSDVVVNLAGRSVSCRYTPDNLRAMMDSRVDSARVVGRAVSDAARPPRVWLQMSTATVYAHRFDAPHDESTGVIGGTEPGVPEYWGYSVDIATAWEREQESADTPHTRKVALRSAMVMSPDRGGVFDVLSRLTRLGLGGPVAGGRQYVSWIHDHDFVRAVEFLVAREDVAGPVNLAAPAPLPHRAFMRALRGAWGVPVGLPATRWMAELGAFALRSDTELLLKSRRVVPGRLLDAGFVFDHPEWAGAAADLVRRARGR, from the coding sequence ATGAAGATCGTGCTGCCCGGTGGGACCGGACAGGTGGGGACCGTGCTGCGGCGCGCGCTGACGGCGGCCGGACACCAGGTCACGGTGCTGAGCAGACGGCCCGCGGGCCCTGGCGAGGTTGCGTGGGACGGCCGGACCCTCGGCCCCTGGACGGAGGCGATCGACGGCAGCGACGTGGTCGTCAACCTGGCCGGCCGCAGTGTCAGCTGCCGCTACACACCGGACAACCTGCGGGCGATGATGGACTCCCGGGTGGACTCGGCCCGGGTCGTGGGCCGGGCGGTCTCCGACGCCGCGCGGCCCCCACGGGTCTGGCTCCAGATGAGCACCGCCACCGTCTACGCCCACCGCTTCGACGCGCCCCACGACGAGTCCACCGGCGTGATCGGCGGGACGGAACCCGGCGTCCCTGAGTACTGGGGCTACAGCGTGGACATCGCGACCGCCTGGGAGCGGGAACAGGAGAGCGCCGACACGCCGCACACCCGCAAGGTGGCCCTGCGGTCCGCGATGGTGATGAGCCCGGACCGGGGCGGGGTGTTCGACGTCCTGTCGCGGCTCACCCGGCTCGGTCTCGGCGGCCCGGTCGCGGGCGGCCGTCAGTACGTGTCCTGGATCCACGACCACGACTTCGTCCGGGCGGTCGAGTTCCTCGTCGCCCGGGAGGACGTCGCCGGGCCGGTGAACCTGGCCGCCCCCGCCCCGCTCCCCCACCGCGCGTTCATGCGCGCGCTGCGCGGAGCGTGGGGTGTGCCGGTGGGCCTGCCGGCGACGAGGTGGATGGCCGAACTCGGCGCCTTCGCCCTGCGCTCGGACACCGAACTGCTCCTCAAGAGCCGGCGCGTCGTCCCCGGTCGTCTGCTCGACGCGGGCTTCGTGTTCGACCACCCCGAGTGGGCGGGGGCCGCCGCCGACCTCGTACGACGGGCGCGGGGCCGCTGA
- a CDS encoding TetR/AcrR family transcriptional regulator yields MARMPSAQRRRQLTEAAIRAMARDGVPKTTTRSIAAEAGVSLSVFHYCFDSKQALVESVITTLTDHSVSVVKDALRPRATLEETVRAGFQAYWDHVRAHPDEHMLTYELTQYALREPGFEQLARRQYELYGDAYTELIEQLRSGMDLRLRVPVSVLARYLAAMTDGLTLNYLVLGDAGAWTDILDTVTAHIAGLVMADTSATGSGR; encoded by the coding sequence ATGGCACGGATGCCGTCGGCGCAGCGGCGCCGGCAGCTGACGGAAGCGGCGATCAGAGCGATGGCCCGGGACGGCGTCCCCAAGACGACGACCCGGTCCATCGCCGCCGAGGCCGGGGTGTCCCTCAGCGTCTTCCACTACTGCTTCGACTCCAAGCAGGCCCTCGTGGAGTCCGTCATCACGACGCTCACCGACCACTCGGTGAGCGTCGTGAAGGACGCGCTGCGGCCCAGGGCCACCCTCGAGGAGACCGTCCGGGCCGGATTCCAGGCGTACTGGGACCACGTCCGCGCCCACCCCGACGAGCACATGCTGACCTACGAACTCACCCAGTACGCCCTGCGCGAGCCGGGCTTCGAGCAACTGGCACGGCGGCAGTACGAGTTGTACGGCGACGCCTACACCGAACTCATCGAGCAGCTCCGCAGCGGCATGGACCTGCGGCTCCGTGTCCCCGTGTCCGTGCTGGCCCGCTACCTGGCCGCGATGACCGACGGACTGACCCTCAACTACCTCGTGCTCGGCGACGCGGGCGCCTGGACCGACATCCTCGACACGGTCACCGCCCACATCGCCGGGCTCGTCATGGCCGACACATCCGCTACAGGATCCGGGCGATGA
- a CDS encoding extracellular solute-binding protein, whose product MRRLTAPLVRCALVLALLLAPVACGEPRQDKVTIMVPWSGTEFQAFYAVVKAFEKDHDIDVEPQVTRALTQQLDAAVAADAEPDLAVLPSVGAIAKYREEGALRRLGIDTQAYVQPFRGLGMHGGEVYAVPVKADVKSLVWYDARVTPRPPDSWTALRSRSDDWCLGLESGPTSGWPGADWIADILLADGGVDPYTDWASGDVRWDGKPVRDAWTAWGDLVAGARRGAAAFNFRAAAKRMTERKCSLSHGALSAMAFDPAQVKDDGYTYVPSSREALEVSADFVGKFTGNRSADEFIAYLAGARAQQAWVDEPGFALSADSRVTRYADTTQGRIAQMLRSPRYTLCFSAADAMDPDVSAAFYRAVLDYANGKAAGPLLEALDDVQEALGYANPKSPPPPGPLCHTP is encoded by the coding sequence ATGAGGAGACTCACGGCACCCCTCGTCCGCTGCGCCCTGGTCCTCGCGCTGCTGCTGGCGCCGGTCGCGTGCGGGGAACCGCGGCAGGACAAGGTGACGATCATGGTTCCCTGGTCGGGCACCGAGTTCCAGGCGTTCTACGCGGTCGTCAAGGCCTTCGAGAAGGATCACGACATCGACGTCGAACCGCAGGTCACCCGCGCCCTGACCCAGCAGCTCGACGCCGCGGTGGCCGCGGACGCGGAGCCCGACCTGGCCGTGCTGCCCAGCGTCGGGGCGATCGCCAAGTACCGCGAGGAAGGGGCGCTGCGCAGACTCGGCATCGACACGCAGGCCTATGTGCAGCCGTTCCGCGGGCTCGGCATGCACGGCGGGGAGGTCTACGCCGTCCCCGTCAAAGCCGACGTCAAAAGCCTCGTCTGGTACGACGCCAGGGTCACTCCCCGGCCTCCCGACAGCTGGACGGCGCTGCGGTCCCGTTCCGACGACTGGTGCCTGGGGCTGGAGTCGGGCCCGACCTCCGGCTGGCCCGGCGCCGACTGGATAGCGGACATCCTGCTCGCCGACGGGGGCGTCGACCCGTACACCGACTGGGCGTCGGGGGACGTGCGATGGGACGGGAAGCCCGTCAGGGACGCCTGGACCGCATGGGGGGACCTCGTGGCCGGCGCCCGCAGGGGCGCGGCCGCGTTCAACTTCCGCGCCGCCGCGAAGAGGATGACCGAGAGGAAGTGCTCCCTGAGCCACGGCGCCCTGTCCGCGATGGCCTTCGATCCGGCCCAGGTCAAGGACGACGGGTACACGTACGTGCCCTCCTCCCGTGAAGCGCTGGAGGTCTCGGCGGACTTCGTCGGGAAGTTCACCGGGAACAGGAGCGCCGACGAGTTCATCGCGTACCTGGCGGGTGCGCGGGCCCAGCAGGCATGGGTGGACGAACCCGGCTTCGCGCTCTCCGCCGACAGCCGGGTGACACGGTACGCCGACACCACGCAGGGCCGGATAGCGCAGATGCTCCGCTCGCCCCGGTACACGCTCTGCTTCAGCGCCGCCGACGCGATGGACCCCGACGTCTCCGCCGCCTTCTACCGGGCGGTGCTGGACTACGCGAACGGCAAGGCGGCGGGACCGCTGCTGGAGGCACTCGACGACGTCCAGGAAGCACTCGGGTACGCGAACCCGAAATCACCGCCGCCGCCCGGACCGCTCTGCCACACCCCCTGA